The following coding sequences are from one Dreissena polymorpha isolate Duluth1 chromosome 8, UMN_Dpol_1.0, whole genome shotgun sequence window:
- the LOC127840402 gene encoding uncharacterized protein LOC127840402, translating to MAFTCAVNKCSNSAYWLNKWKAQLCENCGCLHKEQLCKCEPPFRLFPFPTKFKKPNEREKWKQLVGRRDGTKLWSPSKDSRICSKHFVEGQPTLQNPYPSLHLGYSGADKRVSRMSLFEETSLKPSRKKRRLLEEATQVSTSSDSDLFTIETPDPDVDMLPQPLRTVPWIFTLLSMIIGLLLTVNEKCQIITKLTEENENLKRENRMLKGNLSEKILQTNDDVNFYTGIKSWNIFSKFHKVISPLVNRRWNGVVSVIKNVRRFSEKTRSGPERKLSSKSEFLLMLMKLRLGTLNKDLAKRFGISEALFSRIFFAWLRASYLVLRSLVYIPEQDALIATKTQRFRVLPDLHSIIDCTELFIETPKDLFLQTQTWSDYKHHNTLKFLVACAPNSCIIYVSPVYLGRATDKAITIDCGFLDQLPVDSMEPELTREVLSILQELNENMKSQKERIEKLESTQYYDEEYSEDQFYDDDGQSFDEIDQESAQQAT from the exons atGGCGTTCACCTGTGCAGTCAACAAATGCTCAAACAGCGCTTACTGGCTAAATAAATGGAAAGCTCAGCTATGCGAAAATTGTGGATGTCTTCATAAGGAGCAGCTTTGTAAATGTGAACCTCCATTTAg GCTGTTCCCATTCCCAACCAAGTTTAAGAAGCCGAATGAGAGAGAAAAATGGAAACAGTTGGTGGGTAGACGTGATGGTACCAAGCTTTGGTCACCCTCCAAGGACAGCCGgatatgttcaaaacattttgtcGAGGGCCAGCCGACCCTCCAGAACCCATATCCATCCTTGCATTTGGGATATAGTGGTGCGGATAAGCGTGTCAGCAGAATGTCGTTGTTTGAAGAAACTTCCTTGAAACCCAGCCGGAAAAAGAGGCGGTTGTTGGAAGAAGCAACTCAAGTTTCTACCAGTAGTGATTCAGATCTCTTCACAATTGAAACTCCAGATCCAGATGTAGACATGCTACCTCAGCCACTAAGAACAGTTCCTTGGATTTTCACTTTGTTGTCCATGATTATAGGGCTTCTTCTTACGGTTAATGAAAAATGCCAGATCATTACAAAACTAACAGAggaaaatgaaaatttgaaacGAGAAAATAGGATGTTGAAAGGAAATCTATCAGAGAAAATACTGCAAACAAATGATGATGTGAATTTCTACACTGGTATTAAAAGTTGGAACATATTCAGCAAATTTCATAAGGTTATATCACCTTTAGTAAACAGGCGGTGGAACGGTGTTGTTTCTGTGATAAAAAATGTAAGAAGATTTTCTGAAAAGACTCGATCTGGACCTGAACGGAAACTAAGTTCAAAAAGTGAATTTCTGTTGATGTTGATGAAACTTAGACTTGGGACTTTAAATAAGGACTTGGCAAAACGTTTTGGTATATCCGAGGCATTATTCTCAAGGATATTTTTTGCATGGCTTCGTGCATCATACTTGGTGCTTAGATCATTGGTTTACATCCCTGAGCAAGATGCTTTAATTGCTACAAAAACTCAGCGTTTCCGAGTGTTACCAGATTTACATTCAATAATCGATTGCACAGAACTTTTTATTGAAACGCCGAAGGATCTTTTTTTACAAACGCAAACATGGAGCGATTATAAGCACCACAACACATTGAAATTTCTTGTAGCCTGTGCTCCAAATAGTTGTATCATCTATGTCTCACCTGTGTATCTAGGAAGAGCAACAGATAAAGCCATCACAATAGACTGTGGTTTTCTGGACCAGTTACCAGTCGACAGCATG GAGCCTGAACTCACTCGTGAAGTTCTCTCTATTTTGCAAGAGctcaatgaaaatatgaaaagtcAGAAAGAACGTATTGAGAAACTTGAATCTACTCAATATTACGATGAAGAGTATTCAGAGGACCAGTTCTATGATGACGATGGACAGTCTTTTGATGAAATTGATCAAGAAAGT GCTCAACAAGCAACTTGA